One genomic segment of Occultella kanbiaonis includes these proteins:
- a CDS encoding sugar phosphate isomerase/epimerase family protein yields MGEATVTEPAGAGGAKEPRIRVTLSNISVYPRKAPFAFEIAAELGYDGLEIMVLPDTTTKDARALNRLAADHGQPVTSIHAPSLVLSQGIWGRLPGPKLERSVDLALEVGAEVVVVHPPFRWQRRYSRGFVDHVRALSEATGVVVAVENMYPWRNRKREMVRAYLPGWDPTEHDYDHVTLDLSHAAVARQDSRALARQFGPRLRHIHLADGTASMMDEHLVPGRGTQPARELLSDLVSSGWSGDVCVEISTRRANSAAERYEDVAASLKFARTYLSPGPHADYTPPEGAHHRHLDAW; encoded by the coding sequence ATGGGCGAGGCGACCGTGACCGAGCCGGCGGGTGCCGGAGGCGCGAAGGAACCACGGATCCGGGTCACCCTCTCCAACATCAGCGTGTACCCGCGCAAGGCGCCGTTCGCGTTCGAGATCGCGGCCGAACTCGGCTACGACGGCCTCGAGATCATGGTGCTGCCCGATACGACCACCAAGGACGCGAGGGCCCTGAACCGGCTCGCGGCCGATCACGGGCAACCGGTGACGAGCATCCACGCACCGTCCCTCGTGCTCAGCCAGGGCATCTGGGGCCGGCTGCCGGGTCCGAAGCTCGAACGCTCCGTGGATCTCGCCCTCGAGGTCGGCGCGGAGGTCGTGGTGGTGCACCCGCCGTTCCGCTGGCAGCGCCGCTACTCCCGTGGGTTCGTCGATCACGTCCGGGCACTGTCCGAGGCGACCGGCGTGGTCGTCGCCGTCGAGAACATGTACCCCTGGCGCAACCGTAAGCGCGAGATGGTGCGCGCCTACCTGCCCGGCTGGGACCCCACCGAGCACGACTACGACCACGTCACCCTTGACCTGTCCCACGCCGCCGTCGCCCGCCAGGACAGCCGCGCCCTCGCCCGGCAGTTCGGCCCGCGGCTGCGGCACATCCACCTCGCCGACGGCACCGCCTCGATGATGGACGAGCATCTGGTGCCCGGCCGAGGCACCCAGCCAGCCCGGGAGCTCCTCTCGGACCTGGTCAGCAGCGGCTGGTCGGGGGACGTCTGCGTGGAGATCTCGACCCGCCGCGCGAACTCGGCCGCGGAACGCTACGAGGACGTGGCCGCGTCGCTGAAGTTCGCCCGCACCTACCTCTCGCCCGGCCCGCACGCCGACTACACCCCTCCCGAGGGGGCGCACCACCGGCACCTCGACGCCTGGTGA
- a CDS encoding nuclease-related domain-containing DEAD/DEAH box helicase → MAILWPTEPDFGRNTAEEVLWRALAEQLPEDATLLHSVNLLEESTEREIDLLVLWPGVGIAAIEVKGGTVWHNEQGWHQGSATDSHRMNPVRQVQDARHVLQEKLRRRGVGAGQARTAHLVAFPHTRFAQDFETSDCPRSMIIDRDDVAGVAARVHRAIVTHGQGVRGLDEVDARDLYDVLAGQLGAQVDVLGEARAEIDRLDLLTQEQVGILRVVAGHQRFQVVGGAGCGKTWLALEQARRRARAGERVALLCYSRGLGRYLQRVTNTWPRGQRPAYVGLFHDLPLGWGAATGTDDDADYWERRLPLELADLATRQPPSELFDSVVVDEAQDFGDLWWTSLLRCLKDPARGGLFLFGDAGQRVFARDGASPIDLPPFELDENVRSTKPIAQLSGSVSERRITPRGGTGAPVRLIDVPAEDAVEAADDAVEALLEEGWDPGDVALLTTRTRHPEQVNRIAAVGHDAYWDDFFDGTDVFYGHVLNFKGLERPVVVLAANGFRDSERARSMLYTGLSRARSLLVVAGPRAEIERIGGEAARRRLGDAEAWAPPG, encoded by the coding sequence ATGGCGATCCTGTGGCCCACCGAGCCGGACTTCGGGCGGAACACGGCTGAGGAAGTGCTCTGGCGCGCGCTCGCGGAGCAGTTGCCCGAGGACGCGACGCTGCTGCACTCGGTGAACCTGCTCGAGGAGAGCACCGAGCGGGAGATCGACCTGCTCGTGCTCTGGCCCGGCGTCGGCATCGCCGCGATCGAGGTCAAGGGCGGCACCGTCTGGCACAACGAGCAGGGCTGGCACCAGGGCTCGGCCACCGACTCCCACCGGATGAACCCGGTGCGTCAGGTGCAGGACGCCCGGCACGTGCTGCAGGAGAAGCTGCGCCGGCGTGGGGTCGGCGCCGGGCAGGCTCGGACCGCGCATCTGGTCGCGTTCCCGCACACGCGGTTCGCGCAGGACTTCGAGACCAGCGACTGCCCCCGGTCGATGATCATCGACCGGGATGACGTCGCCGGCGTCGCCGCGCGGGTCCACCGCGCGATCGTCACCCACGGACAGGGCGTGCGAGGCCTCGACGAGGTGGACGCCCGGGATCTCTACGACGTGCTCGCCGGGCAGCTGGGCGCCCAGGTCGACGTCCTCGGGGAGGCGCGCGCCGAGATCGACCGGCTGGACCTGCTCACGCAGGAGCAGGTCGGCATCCTGCGCGTCGTCGCCGGGCACCAGCGGTTCCAGGTCGTCGGTGGGGCCGGGTGCGGCAAGACGTGGCTGGCTCTGGAACAGGCCCGACGGCGTGCGCGTGCGGGCGAGCGCGTCGCCCTGCTGTGCTACTCGCGTGGGCTCGGCCGGTACCTCCAGCGGGTTACGAACACGTGGCCGCGCGGCCAGCGCCCGGCCTACGTGGGGCTGTTCCACGACCTGCCGCTGGGCTGGGGCGCCGCGACCGGCACCGACGACGACGCCGACTACTGGGAGCGGCGCCTACCGCTCGAGCTCGCCGACCTCGCGACCCGGCAGCCGCCGTCGGAACTCTTCGACTCCGTGGTCGTGGACGAGGCCCAGGACTTCGGGGACCTCTGGTGGACCTCGCTGCTTCGCTGTCTGAAGGACCCGGCGCGCGGCGGGCTGTTCCTGTTCGGGGACGCGGGGCAGCGGGTGTTCGCACGCGACGGCGCTTCCCCCATCGATCTGCCTCCGTTCGAGCTGGACGAGAACGTGCGCTCGACGAAACCGATCGCTCAGCTGAGCGGCTCCGTGAGCGAGCGGCGGATCACCCCGCGCGGCGGCACGGGCGCCCCGGTGCGGCTCATCGACGTGCCGGCCGAGGACGCCGTCGAGGCCGCGGACGACGCGGTCGAGGCCCTCCTCGAGGAGGGCTGGGACCCGGGCGACGTCGCCCTGCTGACCACCAGGACAAGGCATCCGGAACAGGTGAACCGGATCGCCGCCGTCGGGCATGACGCCTACTGGGACGACTTCTTCGACGGGACCGACGTCTTCTACGGCCACGTGCTCAACTTCAAAGGTCTGGAGCGACCGGTCGTGGTGCTCGCGGCGAACGGGTTCCGGGACTCCGAGCGCGCCCGCTCGATGCTCTACACCGGCCTGTCGCGGGCGCGCAGCCTGCTCGTGGTGGCCGGGCCGCGCGCGGAGATCGAACGGATCGGCGGCGAGGCTGCGCGGCGCCGGCTCGGCGATGCCGAGGCGTGGGCGCCGCCGGGCTGA
- a CDS encoding ribosomal protein L7/L12 → MTDDIQARLAAIERHIDVLYNQAGLQAPYSLQGWGAGGGLTPRVAELLARGRKIEAIKVYREETGVGLKEAKDAVERFER, encoded by the coding sequence ATGACCGACGACATCCAGGCCCGCCTCGCCGCGATCGAGCGCCACATCGACGTGCTCTACAACCAGGCCGGCCTGCAGGCGCCCTACTCCCTGCAGGGCTGGGGTGCGGGCGGCGGTCTCACCCCGCGAGTGGCGGAGCTGTTGGCCCGCGGCAGGAAGATCGAGGCCATCAAGGTCTACCGCGAGGAGACCGGTGTCGGCCTCAAGGAGGCGAAGGACGCCGTCGAGCGCTTCGAACGCTGA
- a CDS encoding DNA-3-methyladenine glycosylase 2 family protein, which translates to MGLASPSVGRHDPAFAERYRAIAARDARFDGLFITAVSSTGIYCRPSCPARTPKPENVTFYLTSAAAQEAGYRACRRCLPEAAPGTPEWNLRGDLVGRSMRLVADGVVDREGVSGLASRLGYSSRQVQRLLVAELGAGPLALARAQRAQSARALLTGTDLRLSDVAFAAGFGSVRQFNDTINEVFGTRPRDLRLRGRRATGDRGGAPVGTAIRLSLTLPVRAPFDAAGIVGFLASRAIEGVEVARLDGPELVYARTLELPHGPGAAQVTCTPTGTGAWQVDLVLELAALSDVAVAVARVRRLLDLDADPTAVDAALAADHGLAQSVASTPGIRVPGAVDPHEVVLRAIIGERASVAAARTQLSRLASSGEPYRSSIPGLTRVFPTTRRITEDGLRQDLGARKRQAVLEAARALAVCDLVVDVGQDPVELRRTLQARSGIRPSTASYVAMRVLGDTDAWLDGDTALVAGATVLGMLGDVPQARRSRDLAVRALAWSPWRSYAQMHLWGAAETLVSR; encoded by the coding sequence ATGGGTCTGGCCTCGCCTTCCGTCGGACGTCACGATCCGGCCTTCGCCGAGCGCTATCGTGCGATCGCCGCACGCGATGCTCGATTCGACGGCCTCTTCATCACGGCCGTGAGCAGCACCGGTATCTACTGTCGCCCTTCCTGCCCCGCCCGCACGCCGAAGCCTGAGAACGTCACGTTCTATCTCACGTCGGCGGCCGCGCAGGAGGCCGGATACCGCGCCTGCCGACGATGCCTACCGGAGGCGGCGCCGGGCACGCCTGAATGGAACCTGCGCGGCGACCTGGTGGGCCGGTCCATGCGACTGGTGGCGGACGGCGTCGTCGACCGGGAAGGGGTCAGCGGGCTCGCGTCGCGTCTGGGCTACAGCAGCAGGCAGGTCCAGCGGCTCCTCGTCGCCGAGTTGGGCGCCGGTCCCCTCGCCCTCGCTCGCGCCCAGCGTGCCCAGAGCGCTCGTGCGCTGCTCACCGGCACGGATCTGCGCCTCTCGGACGTCGCGTTCGCGGCGGGCTTCGGCAGCGTCCGCCAGTTCAACGACACGATCAACGAGGTGTTCGGAACCAGGCCGCGAGACCTTCGGCTCCGGGGCAGGCGTGCGACCGGAGACCGTGGTGGCGCACCGGTCGGCACAGCGATCCGGCTCTCGCTCACCCTGCCGGTCCGCGCCCCGTTCGACGCCGCGGGCATCGTCGGATTCCTCGCGTCCCGAGCGATCGAAGGGGTCGAGGTCGCCCGCCTCGACGGGCCGGAGCTGGTGTACGCCCGAACGCTCGAGCTCCCTCATGGTCCGGGGGCCGCTCAGGTCACCTGCACGCCGACCGGGACGGGCGCATGGCAAGTGGACCTGGTGCTGGAGCTCGCCGCGTTGTCCGATGTTGCCGTTGCCGTCGCGCGGGTTCGACGGCTCCTCGACCTCGACGCGGACCCGACCGCGGTTGATGCCGCCCTTGCGGCGGACCACGGGCTCGCGCAGTCCGTGGCCTCGACCCCGGGCATCCGGGTACCCGGCGCCGTGGATCCGCATGAGGTCGTGCTTCGTGCCATCATCGGCGAACGGGCGTCCGTCGCGGCCGCGCGGACCCAGCTCTCCCGGCTGGCGTCGTCGGGAGAGCCCTATCGGTCCTCGATCCCGGGACTCACCCGGGTGTTCCCCACGACGCGCCGGATCACCGAGGACGGCTTACGACAGGACCTGGGGGCCCGGAAGCGGCAGGCGGTCCTCGAGGCCGCCCGCGCCCTCGCCGTCTGTGATCTGGTCGTCGACGTCGGGCAGGACCCGGTCGAGCTGCGCCGAACGCTGCAGGCACGCAGCGGCATCCGGCCATCGACGGCCTCGTACGTCGCGATGAGGGTGCTCGGTGATACCGACGCCTGGCTTGACGGCGACACCGCCCTGGTGGCCGGGGCCACGGTTCTCGGCATGCTCGGTGACGTTCCCCAGGCCCGACGATCGCGCGACCTCGCGGTGCGCGCGCTCGCGTGGTCGCCGTGGCGCTCGTACGCGCAGATGCACTTGTGGGGCGCGGCTGAGACCCTCGTGTCCCGCTGA
- a CDS encoding MFS transporter: protein MGTEREPTAATPPRIRRHAVVFMALAAALGTSTIYPMQPAVADVAESLGTEISTVGIALACGPVGYLLGLALLVPLVDRYPPGRVLGLQFGVLGSALAVSAAVENVIILGLVIGVVGACSAAGAGLSSVAGRLARPQRRATTLGVVTAGISVGILAGRIVGGWLTEEIGWRAMLLVFAAGCGLVAVCCLVLLPSAPGASTGSTLSTVRSLPGLFGRYLTLRVAALRGALWFFAFCAVWAGLAIALSQPPHSYSAEQIGLLALAGLSGVLATPVAGAWTDRVGAGRVILPGLALAGAAACVAGFNLANTAVLLVCLAVFDAGLFAAQVANQSTVLAVEPAAPARFNSAYMLVYFVGGSLGTAFGAAAVDWFGWSATAIVSTAVIALALVITVSGRDSGSRGTNDRGAPARQASMSS from the coding sequence ATGGGTACCGAACGCGAGCCGACGGCAGCCACGCCGCCTCGAATCCGCCGTCACGCCGTCGTGTTCATGGCGCTCGCAGCGGCACTCGGGACGTCGACCATCTATCCGATGCAGCCGGCCGTGGCCGACGTGGCCGAGTCGTTGGGGACCGAGATCAGCACGGTCGGGATCGCCCTCGCATGCGGACCCGTCGGGTACCTGCTCGGCCTCGCGCTGCTGGTCCCGCTCGTCGACCGATATCCCCCTGGACGGGTGCTGGGGCTTCAGTTCGGCGTCCTCGGCTCAGCGCTCGCAGTCAGCGCCGCCGTGGAGAACGTCATCATATTGGGACTGGTGATCGGCGTGGTCGGCGCCTGCTCGGCGGCGGGTGCTGGACTCAGTTCGGTCGCCGGACGTCTCGCCCGCCCCCAACGACGGGCGACGACACTGGGAGTCGTCACCGCCGGAATCTCGGTCGGAATCCTTGCGGGAAGAATCGTCGGCGGCTGGCTCACGGAAGAGATCGGTTGGCGCGCGATGCTCCTCGTGTTCGCCGCCGGATGTGGACTGGTCGCCGTGTGCTGCCTCGTGCTGTTGCCATCGGCGCCCGGTGCATCGACCGGGTCGACCCTGTCCACAGTGCGTTCGCTTCCCGGCCTGTTCGGCCGGTACCTGACGCTTCGCGTTGCCGCCCTTCGTGGCGCCTTGTGGTTCTTCGCGTTCTGCGCGGTGTGGGCGGGGCTCGCGATCGCCCTTTCCCAACCTCCGCACTCCTACTCGGCCGAGCAGATCGGCCTCCTTGCCCTCGCGGGCCTGTCAGGCGTGCTGGCCACCCCGGTCGCGGGCGCGTGGACCGACCGCGTCGGTGCCGGCCGCGTGATCCTCCCAGGGCTCGCCCTGGCCGGGGCGGCTGCCTGCGTCGCGGGCTTCAACCTTGCGAACACTGCGGTGCTGCTGGTCTGCCTGGCAGTCTTCGACGCGGGCCTCTTCGCTGCTCAGGTCGCCAATCAGAGCACGGTCCTCGCGGTCGAGCCCGCGGCACCGGCGCGCTTCAACAGTGCGTACATGCTGGTCTACTTCGTGGGTGGCAGCCTCGGGACCGCGTTCGGTGCCGCGGCGGTCGACTGGTTCGGCTGGTCGGCGACCGCCATCGTGAGCACGGCCGTCATCGCCCTTGCGCTGGTCATCACCGTGTCCGGCCGCGACTCCGGCTCACGTGGGACCAACGACCGAGGGGCGCCGGCGAGGCAGGCTTCGATGAGCTCGTGA